Proteins encoded by one window of Mustela erminea isolate mMusErm1 chromosome 7, mMusErm1.Pri, whole genome shotgun sequence:
- the LOC116596350 gene encoding ubiquitin-60S ribosomal protein L40-like encodes MGRTITLEFDPSDTTENVKAKNPRQGGDPPDQQHLIFAGKQREDGRTLSDYNIRKESSLHLVLRLWGGIIEPSLRQLAQKYNYDKMICCKRYARLHPCAVICHKKCGHTNNLRPKRLNKTPPPALPLSAGEPPARAPRAPIKFPFHWG; translated from the coding sequence ATGGGCAGGACCATCACCCTCGAGTTTGACCCCAGCGACACCACTGAGAATGTCAAAGCCAAAAATCCAAGACAAGGAGGGGATCCCCCTGACCAGCAGCATCTGATTTTTGCGGGCAAACAGCGAGAAGATGGCCGCACTCTGTCAGATTACAATATCCGGAAAGAGTCCAGCCTGCACTTGGTGCTTCGCCTCTGGGGTGGCATCATTGAGCCTTCCCTCCGCCAGCTGGCCCAGAAATACAACTACGACAAGATGATCTGCTGCAAGCGTTATGCTCGCCTGCATCCCTGCGCCGTCATCTGCCACAAGAAGTGCGGCCACACCAACAACCTGCGCCCCAAAAGATTAAATAAGACCCCTCCACCAGCTCTTCCTTTGTCCGCAGGGGAGCCTCCTGCCCGAGCCCCAAGGGCCCCAATAAAATTTCCCTTTCATTGGGGTTGA